In one Myxocyprinus asiaticus isolate MX2 ecotype Aquarium Trade chromosome 1, UBuf_Myxa_2, whole genome shotgun sequence genomic region, the following are encoded:
- the LOC127448141 gene encoding protein Shroom4-like isoform X2, with product MDGTESTDVLMETVEQLVSFQLMHVQLNGGAPWGFTLKGGLEHGEPLIITKIEEGGKAAKCKKLRVGDELVNINGSALYGSRQEALILIKGSYRVLKIIIRRRSVPLIRPHSWHLAKLSEAPCTTGTADASDGPPAMQLHFTPFSVPWQSGGDNSELSMQWGHISRHYSIDRSSSIGSMESLEYPPNQSYYDSQLSPIDPVIFNNKRDSAYSSFSASSNTSDYTVSVKPEETNSTDNLLQGLGSSCRYPEGGQHSVSSGHGGLQEESESLKSKMLSHIPKAKVHPSSYSCEEEQCAPPQPPMRKDSFRATRGQPVITDKHSVSAPVGIPSLTNCIVEDQPPIQEVLTGNVYLNGMQDNEQEIKGNNIEPYYTLNLQKESSRESKAREGEKNHSKSVEWSPPPLSSFLERNRDEHFGTQQQPGCNLQLVMHQHSDPEKLLASKLHMMDFSSDKSDHSASPTCQWSQSPLYMREASPEMAQGKWGASRCSTPGSLSTSELEDPGLEEEKLVSGQNLWGQSVNVLGNPVGIPGHVSITNSQTLKQNFGPVSANNCLDTNINENAGEMNVDDVTKQSHKRQFRSSKSRRRSERFATNLRNEIQKKKAQLQKSKSPSGLPCGEETVEEEQVGDLNMEPVSNPDNHQHRAQTLTSLLTNPPTASKQAPQQVPAHDITQAEEHSRTRIMGCQTSQTQPQISQPPQHSRPVCVHVVEEIAPADKPCRWCWTPEHNLQLETEHTESKKNETTGPIWPGKTGTTRGRTSSSSGRLGRSDECDIPPFADRRRFFEETSRKLSQSVTNLSNLTSRNQRPDKQSRQNNPSSPEPLESATNLGRRRFSYQGVVQDGPYVNSLDTRGHFMSTQHDQEKVRERLIEREWEKEQEREREIEQERIKELERLQEQERQKEWEKEREREQERLKEEKQKEQQRVKDWEERQRLLKREKQWESVRETILSEHNISSNTVPHSLSHDAYQKQPPSPQVPSSLQSSEHYCSNTSINVQKPCSAFHPVTGQHNQYDGFHVNPPYNARSYTPTEAHPAQEREQTKINRKFSLAERDYSRCGRDSRIGEGAGVPGFVAQYSNSSAGTSTEEYPGLRCFSPVRNCAMSENDIRVETQDHHNHISNTNMSRMRASTLSELDENGVCIGEVKKKKGPPPPRPPPPKWEQFHKRRASHHNLFSSPPVFSLPSSSPPRPQQCMSRPLSVPEMTRQRSYSLPLKEVPESHHCCCQDYSAASPSPAFMCQAFKPVALAPRERDIAPQCYGMRREFDQPLPRPEPCMRVPVHNATVLEQEPKATTVKANVHEHRVEWDMSSPHHSVVQSTSRSVEVPENSLSAGPVCPESYFSVNYYHLQPQQAGFPGTTHKNLIISSHNPGSGEDGNMPLETDIDEICENEQAGEVEAREAEDRMEMHAFARPIMVLETDIDIMPEEEAPSARVIRGQRGSLVDFILDEDYGITRKELMGELFPQCAETEMGGESWRGGYPISGDNLERPSKQATSTAQVSWSTCYDTSADDSQLLAKIREISERKEEEELNYKQLMESLRKKLGVLREAQRCLQEDIRSNAQLGEEVESLVLAICKPNEVDKYRMFIGDLDKVTNLLLSLSGRLIRVESALDCVDPETGHRERLQLLEKKKQLLMQMGEAQELKEHVDRREQAVGVVLSRCLTPEQMRDYGHFVKMKAALLVEQRQLDDKIRLGEEQLRGLRESLGLELGVGLGFGHY from the exons TGAGCTGTCCATGCAGTGGGGCCATATCTCCAGGCACTACAGCATAGACCGCAGCAGCTCAATAGGGAGTATGGAAAGTCTGGAGTATCCTCCCAACCAGAGTTACTATGACAGTCAGCTCTCTCCCATTGATCCTGTCATCTTCAACAACAAACGTGACTCCGCCTACAGCTCCTTCTCTGCCAGCTCAAACACATCAGATTATACTGTCTCCGTGAAGCCTGAAGAAACCAACTCCACTGACAACCTCCTCCAGGGTTTGGGTTCTTCTTGCAGGTATCCAGAAGGAGGTCAACATTCTGTCTCAAGTGGCCATGGAGGGCTGCAGGAAGAGTCTGAAAGCCTTAAATCAAAGATGCTGTCTCACATACCCAAGGCTAAAGTTCATCCATCTTCCTACAGTTGTGAGGAGGAGCAGTGTGCTCCACCGCAGCCACCCATGAGGAAGGACAGTTTCAGGGCTACTAGAGGCCAACCAGTAATCACAGATAAACACAGTGTGTCTGCTCCTGTAGGCATTCCAAGTCTAACCAACTGCATAGTTGAAGATCAACCTCCAATCCAGGAAGTGTTGACTGGCAATGTTTATCTGAATGGAATGCAAGACAATGAGCAAGAAATTAAAGGGAACAATATTGAGCCTTATTATACCCTTAACCTTCAGAAAGAATCAAGTAGAGAGAGCAAGGCAAGAGAAGGTGAGAAAAACCATTCAAAATCTGTAGAGTGGTCTCCACCTCCTCTGAGTTCCTTTTTAGAAAGGAATAGGGATGAGCACTTTGGTACCCAGCAACAACCTGGATGTAATCTTCAATTAGTAATGCACCAGCACAGTGACCCTGAGAAACTTTTAGCTTCTAAGCTGCATATGATGGATTTTTCCAGTGACAAAAGTGATCACTCTGCATCTCCCACATGCCAGTGGTCACAGTCTCCACTCTATATGCGTGAGGCCAGCCCAGAAATGGCCCAGGGAAAATGGGGAGCAAGCAGGTGTTCCACACCTGGTTCATTGTCAACTTCAGAACTTGAGGATCCTGGGTTAGAGGAAGAAAAACTTGTATCTGGACAAAATCTGTGGGGGCAGTCTGTCAATGTGCTTGGAAACCCTGTGGGGATCCCTGGGCATGTATCCATCACCAACTCTCAGACACTTAAGCAGAACTTTGGGCCTGTAAGTGCTAATAATTGTTTGGACACTAATATCAATgagaatgcaggagaaatgaacGTGGATGATGTCACAAAGCAGTCACATAAGCGGCAATTCCGCAGCTCTAAGTCACGTCGTAGAAGTGAGCGCTTTGCCACCAATTTACGAAATGAAATCCAGAAGAAGAAGGCCCAGCTTCAGAAGAGTAAAAGCCCAAGTGGTCTGCCCTGTGGTGAGGAAACAGTGGAGGAGGAACAGGTTGGAGATCTTAACATGGAGCCAGTTTCCAACCCAGACAACCATCAACACAGAGCCCAAACCCTCACAAGTCTTCTTACTAACCCTCCAACTGCCTCTAAACAGGCACCTCAACAAGTTCCAGCACATGATATCACACAAGCTGAAGAACATTCCAGAACCAGGATTATGGGCTGCCAGACTTCTCAAACCCAGCCCCAGATCTCTCAGCCTCCTCAGCATAGCAGACcagtgtgtgtacatgttgtGGAAGAGATAGCACCTGCAGACAAACCATGCCGATGGTGCTGGACACCAGAACACAACCTTCAACTAGAAACAGAGCACACTGAGAGTAAGAAGAATGAGACAACAGGACCAATATGGCCTGGAAAAACAGGGACGACAAGAGGGAGAACAAGTTCCTCTAGTGGTCGGTTAGGTCGATCAGATGAGTGCGACATCCCTCCCTTTGCAGACCGCAGGAGGTTTTTTGAGGAAACTAGCAGGAAGTTGAGTCAGTCTGTAACAAATTTATCAAACCTGACAAGCAGAAATCAGAGACCAGACAAGCAGAGTAGACAAAACAATCCATCCTCTCCTGAACCACTTGAGTCAGCCACCAACCTGGGCCGGAGAAGGTTCTCTTATCAGGGTGTGGTGCAAGATGGGCCCTATGTCAACTCACTGGACACTAGGGGACATTTTATGAGTACCCAGCATGACCAAGAAAAAGTGAGGGAAAGGCTgatagagagagagtgggagaaagaacaagagagggagagagaaatagAGCAAGAGAGAATTAAAGAGCTAGAGAGACTTCAAGAACAAGAGAGGCAGAAAGAATGGGAGAAGGAACGAGAGAGGGAGCAGGAAAGATTAAAGGAGGAGAAACAAAAAGAGCAACAAAGGGTGAAAGATTGGGAGGAGAGACAGAGACTgctaaagagagaaaaacaatggGAGTCAGTGAGAGAAACCATTCTCTCAGAACACAATATTAGCAGTAACACGGTTCCTCACTCTTTGTCTCATGATGCCTATCAGAAGCAGCCTCCCAGTCCTCAGGTTCCTTCCTCTCTCCAGTCCTCTGAGCATTACTGTAGCAACACTTCCATCAATGTCCAAAAGCCTTGCTCAGCATTCCACCCAGTGACTGGCCAGCACAACCAGTATGATGGCTTCCACGTAAATCCACCGTACAATGCCAGGAGTTATACCCCAACAGAG GCCCATCCTGCACAGGAGAGGGAACAAACAAAGATAAATAGGAAGTTCAGCCTGGCGGAGAG GGACTATTCTAGGTGTGGGAGAGACTCCAGAATAGGAGAGGGTGCTGGTGTTCCTGGCTTTGTTGCTCAATACAGCAACAGTTCTGCAGGTACCAGCACTGAGGAGTATCCAGGTCTAAGGTGTTTCTCACCCGTTAGAAACTGTGCCATGTCAGAGAATGACATTCGTGTGGAGACACAGGATCATCATAATCACATTTCTAATACCAACATGAGCAGAATGCGTGCATCCACTCTCAGTGAGCTGGATGAGAATGGAGTATGTATAGGTGAggtgaagaagaaaaaagggCCTCCACCTCCTCGTCCACCACCCCCAAAATGGGAGCAGTTCCACAAGAGGCGGGCATCCCACCACAACCTCTTCTCCTCTCCTCCAGTATTTTCCTTGCCCTCTTCCTCTCCACCTAGGCCACAGCAGTGTATGTCCCGCCCCCTCAGTGTGCCTGAAATGACGCGTCAGCGCTCATATAGTCTTCCTCTGAAGGAGGTCCCAGAGAGCCATCACTGCTGCTGCCAGGACTACTCAGCAGCATCTCCCAGCCCTGCCTTCATGTGCCAGGCTTTTAAACCTGTAGCCCTGGCTCCAAGAGAGAGGGACATAGCCCCTCAGTGTTATGGCATGAGAAGAGAGTTTGATCAACCTTTGCCGCGGCCTGAACCATGCATGAG AGTACCTGTCCATAATGCCACAGTGTTAGAACAAGAGCCTAAAGCCACAACTGTAAAGGCCAACGTTCATGAGCATAGAGTGGAGTGGGATATGTCCAGTCCTCACCACTCTGTTGTACAGAGCACTTCTAGGTCTGTGGAAGTCCCAGAgaacagcttgtcagctgggccTGTGTGTCCTGAATCCTACTTCTCTGTGAACTACTACCACTTGCAGCCCCAGCAAGCAGGCTTCCCTGGCACAACCCATAAAAACCTGATTATTTCCTCTCACAATCCAGGCAGTGGTGAAGATGGAAACATGCCCCTGGAGACAGACATTGATGAGATCTGTGAGAACGAGCAAGCAGGAGAGGTAGAGGCGAGGGAAGCAGAGGACAGAATGGAGATGCATGCTTTTGCAAGACCAATTATGGTGCTGGAAACAGACATTGACATTATGCCTGAGGAAGAGGCTCCATCAGCAAGAGTTATTAGAGGGCAGAGGGGTTCACTGGTGGACTTCATTCTAGATGAAGATTATGGGATAACTAGGAAGGAGCTGATGGGAGAGTTATTTCCCCAATGTGCAGAAACTGAGATGGGTGGAGAGAGCTGGAGAGGGGGCTACCCCATTAGCGGAGACAATCTCGAAAG GCCCTCTAAACAGGCAACATCCACAGCTCAAGTCTCATGGTCAACCTGCTATGACACATCAGCTGACGACTCCCAACTTCTCGCCAAGATCAGGGAGATCTCAGAGAGGAAAGAGGAGGAAGAACTTAATTATAAG CAGCTGATGGAGAGCCTTCGTAAAAAGCTGGGTGTCCTGCGTGAGGCACAGAGATGTCTGCAAGAGGATATTCGGTCCAATGCCCAACTGGGAGAGGAGGTGGAGAGTCTGGTGCTCGCTATTTGCAAGCCCAACGAGGTGGACAAGTATCGTATGTTCATTGGCGACTTGGACAAGGTGACCAATCTGCTGCTCTCACTTTCTGGAAGGCTAATTCGGGTGGAAAGTGCCTTGGACTGTGTTGACCCAGAGACCGGCCATCGCGAGAGG CTACAATTGCTGGAAAAGAAAAAGCAGCTGCTGATGCAGATGGGAGAAGCTCAGGAGCTCAAAGAACATGTGGACCGGCGTGAGCAGGCTGTTGGCGTGGTGTTAAGTCGATGCCTAACCCCAGAACAGATGCGTGACTACGGTCACTTTGTGAAGATGAAAGCAGCTCTTCTGGTAGAACAGAGGCAACTGGATGACAAGATCAGACTTGGGGAGGAACAGCTCAGGGGACTTCGAGAAAGCCTTGGCTTAGAGCTGGGGGTCGGTCTAGGGTTTGGGCATTACTGA
- the LOC127448141 gene encoding protein Shroom4-like isoform X1, producing the protein MDGTESTDVLMETVEQLVSFQLMHVQLNGGAPWGFTLKGGLEHGEPLIITKIEEGGKAAKCKKLRVGDELVNINGSALYGSRQEALILIKGSYRVLKIIIRRRSVPLIRPHSWHLAKLSEAPCTTGTADASDGPPAMQLHFTPFSVPWQSGGDNSELSMQWGHISRHYSIDRSSSIGSMESLEYPPNQSYYDSQLSPIDPVIFNNKRDSAYSSFSASSNTSDYTVSVKPEETNSTDNLLQGLGSSCRYPEGGQHSVSSGHGGLQEESESLKSKMLSHIPKAKVHPSSYSCEEEQCAPPQPPMRKDSFRATRGQPVITDKHSVSAPVGIPSLTNCIVEDQPPIQEVLTGNVYLNGMQDNEQEIKGNNIEPYYTLNLQKESSRESKAREGEKNHSKSVEWSPPPLSSFLERNRDEHFGTQQQPGCNLQLVMHQHSDPEKLLASKLHMMDFSSDKSDHSASPTCQWSQSPLYMREASPEMAQGKWGASRCSTPGSLSTSELEDPGLEEEKLVSGQNLWGQSVNVLGNPVGIPGHVSITNSQTLKQNFGPVSANNCLDTNINENAGEMNVDDVTKQSHKRQFRSSKSRRRSERFATNLRNEIQKKKAQLQKSKSPSGLPCGEETVEEEQVGDLNMEPVSNPDNHQHRAQTLTSLLTNPPTASKQAPQQVPAHDITQAEEHSRTRIMGCQTSQTQPQISQPPQHSRPVCVHVVEEIAPADKPCRWCWTPEHNLQLETEHTESKKNETTGPIWPGKTGTTRGRTSSSSGRLGRSDECDIPPFADRRRFFEETSRKLSQSVTNLSNLTSRNQRPDKQSRQNNPSSPEPLESATNLGRRRFSYQGVVQDGPYVNSLDTRGHFMSTQHDQEKVRERLIEREWEKEQEREREIEQERIKELERLQEQERQKEWEKEREREQERLKEEKQKEQQRVKDWEERQRLLKREKQWESVRETILSEHNISSNTVPHSLSHDAYQKQPPSPQVPSSLQSSEHYCSNTSINVQKPCSAFHPVTGQHNQYDGFHVNPPYNARSYTPTEAHPAQEREQTKINRKFSLAERDYSRCGRDSRIGEGAGVPGFVAQYSNSSAGTSTEEYPGLRCFSPVRNCAMSENDIRVETQDHHNHISNTNMSRMRASTLSELDENGVCIGEVKKKKGPPPPRPPPPKWEQFHKRRASHHNLFSSPPVFSLPSSSPPRPQQCMSRPLSVPEMTRQRSYSLPLKEVPESHHCCCQDYSAASPSPAFMCQAFKPVALAPRERDIAPQCYGMRREFDQPLPRPEPCMRVPVHNATVLEQEPKATTVKANVHEHRVEWDMSSPHHSVVQSTSRSVEVPENSLSAGPVCPESYFSVNYYHLQPQQAGFPGTTHKNLIISSHNPGSGEDGNMPLETDIDEICENEQAGEVEAREAEDRMEMHAFARPIMVLETDIDIMPEEEAPSARVIRGQRGSLVDFILDEDYGITRKELMGELFPQCAETEMGGESWRGGYPISGDNLERPSKQATSTAQVSWSTCYDTSADDSQLLAKIREISERKEEEELNYKKQLMESLRKKLGVLREAQRCLQEDIRSNAQLGEEVESLVLAICKPNEVDKYRMFIGDLDKVTNLLLSLSGRLIRVESALDCVDPETGHRERLQLLEKKKQLLMQMGEAQELKEHVDRREQAVGVVLSRCLTPEQMRDYGHFVKMKAALLVEQRQLDDKIRLGEEQLRGLRESLGLELGVGLGFGHY; encoded by the exons TGAGCTGTCCATGCAGTGGGGCCATATCTCCAGGCACTACAGCATAGACCGCAGCAGCTCAATAGGGAGTATGGAAAGTCTGGAGTATCCTCCCAACCAGAGTTACTATGACAGTCAGCTCTCTCCCATTGATCCTGTCATCTTCAACAACAAACGTGACTCCGCCTACAGCTCCTTCTCTGCCAGCTCAAACACATCAGATTATACTGTCTCCGTGAAGCCTGAAGAAACCAACTCCACTGACAACCTCCTCCAGGGTTTGGGTTCTTCTTGCAGGTATCCAGAAGGAGGTCAACATTCTGTCTCAAGTGGCCATGGAGGGCTGCAGGAAGAGTCTGAAAGCCTTAAATCAAAGATGCTGTCTCACATACCCAAGGCTAAAGTTCATCCATCTTCCTACAGTTGTGAGGAGGAGCAGTGTGCTCCACCGCAGCCACCCATGAGGAAGGACAGTTTCAGGGCTACTAGAGGCCAACCAGTAATCACAGATAAACACAGTGTGTCTGCTCCTGTAGGCATTCCAAGTCTAACCAACTGCATAGTTGAAGATCAACCTCCAATCCAGGAAGTGTTGACTGGCAATGTTTATCTGAATGGAATGCAAGACAATGAGCAAGAAATTAAAGGGAACAATATTGAGCCTTATTATACCCTTAACCTTCAGAAAGAATCAAGTAGAGAGAGCAAGGCAAGAGAAGGTGAGAAAAACCATTCAAAATCTGTAGAGTGGTCTCCACCTCCTCTGAGTTCCTTTTTAGAAAGGAATAGGGATGAGCACTTTGGTACCCAGCAACAACCTGGATGTAATCTTCAATTAGTAATGCACCAGCACAGTGACCCTGAGAAACTTTTAGCTTCTAAGCTGCATATGATGGATTTTTCCAGTGACAAAAGTGATCACTCTGCATCTCCCACATGCCAGTGGTCACAGTCTCCACTCTATATGCGTGAGGCCAGCCCAGAAATGGCCCAGGGAAAATGGGGAGCAAGCAGGTGTTCCACACCTGGTTCATTGTCAACTTCAGAACTTGAGGATCCTGGGTTAGAGGAAGAAAAACTTGTATCTGGACAAAATCTGTGGGGGCAGTCTGTCAATGTGCTTGGAAACCCTGTGGGGATCCCTGGGCATGTATCCATCACCAACTCTCAGACACTTAAGCAGAACTTTGGGCCTGTAAGTGCTAATAATTGTTTGGACACTAATATCAATgagaatgcaggagaaatgaacGTGGATGATGTCACAAAGCAGTCACATAAGCGGCAATTCCGCAGCTCTAAGTCACGTCGTAGAAGTGAGCGCTTTGCCACCAATTTACGAAATGAAATCCAGAAGAAGAAGGCCCAGCTTCAGAAGAGTAAAAGCCCAAGTGGTCTGCCCTGTGGTGAGGAAACAGTGGAGGAGGAACAGGTTGGAGATCTTAACATGGAGCCAGTTTCCAACCCAGACAACCATCAACACAGAGCCCAAACCCTCACAAGTCTTCTTACTAACCCTCCAACTGCCTCTAAACAGGCACCTCAACAAGTTCCAGCACATGATATCACACAAGCTGAAGAACATTCCAGAACCAGGATTATGGGCTGCCAGACTTCTCAAACCCAGCCCCAGATCTCTCAGCCTCCTCAGCATAGCAGACcagtgtgtgtacatgttgtGGAAGAGATAGCACCTGCAGACAAACCATGCCGATGGTGCTGGACACCAGAACACAACCTTCAACTAGAAACAGAGCACACTGAGAGTAAGAAGAATGAGACAACAGGACCAATATGGCCTGGAAAAACAGGGACGACAAGAGGGAGAACAAGTTCCTCTAGTGGTCGGTTAGGTCGATCAGATGAGTGCGACATCCCTCCCTTTGCAGACCGCAGGAGGTTTTTTGAGGAAACTAGCAGGAAGTTGAGTCAGTCTGTAACAAATTTATCAAACCTGACAAGCAGAAATCAGAGACCAGACAAGCAGAGTAGACAAAACAATCCATCCTCTCCTGAACCACTTGAGTCAGCCACCAACCTGGGCCGGAGAAGGTTCTCTTATCAGGGTGTGGTGCAAGATGGGCCCTATGTCAACTCACTGGACACTAGGGGACATTTTATGAGTACCCAGCATGACCAAGAAAAAGTGAGGGAAAGGCTgatagagagagagtgggagaaagaacaagagagggagagagaaatagAGCAAGAGAGAATTAAAGAGCTAGAGAGACTTCAAGAACAAGAGAGGCAGAAAGAATGGGAGAAGGAACGAGAGAGGGAGCAGGAAAGATTAAAGGAGGAGAAACAAAAAGAGCAACAAAGGGTGAAAGATTGGGAGGAGAGACAGAGACTgctaaagagagaaaaacaatggGAGTCAGTGAGAGAAACCATTCTCTCAGAACACAATATTAGCAGTAACACGGTTCCTCACTCTTTGTCTCATGATGCCTATCAGAAGCAGCCTCCCAGTCCTCAGGTTCCTTCCTCTCTCCAGTCCTCTGAGCATTACTGTAGCAACACTTCCATCAATGTCCAAAAGCCTTGCTCAGCATTCCACCCAGTGACTGGCCAGCACAACCAGTATGATGGCTTCCACGTAAATCCACCGTACAATGCCAGGAGTTATACCCCAACAGAG GCCCATCCTGCACAGGAGAGGGAACAAACAAAGATAAATAGGAAGTTCAGCCTGGCGGAGAG GGACTATTCTAGGTGTGGGAGAGACTCCAGAATAGGAGAGGGTGCTGGTGTTCCTGGCTTTGTTGCTCAATACAGCAACAGTTCTGCAGGTACCAGCACTGAGGAGTATCCAGGTCTAAGGTGTTTCTCACCCGTTAGAAACTGTGCCATGTCAGAGAATGACATTCGTGTGGAGACACAGGATCATCATAATCACATTTCTAATACCAACATGAGCAGAATGCGTGCATCCACTCTCAGTGAGCTGGATGAGAATGGAGTATGTATAGGTGAggtgaagaagaaaaaagggCCTCCACCTCCTCGTCCACCACCCCCAAAATGGGAGCAGTTCCACAAGAGGCGGGCATCCCACCACAACCTCTTCTCCTCTCCTCCAGTATTTTCCTTGCCCTCTTCCTCTCCACCTAGGCCACAGCAGTGTATGTCCCGCCCCCTCAGTGTGCCTGAAATGACGCGTCAGCGCTCATATAGTCTTCCTCTGAAGGAGGTCCCAGAGAGCCATCACTGCTGCTGCCAGGACTACTCAGCAGCATCTCCCAGCCCTGCCTTCATGTGCCAGGCTTTTAAACCTGTAGCCCTGGCTCCAAGAGAGAGGGACATAGCCCCTCAGTGTTATGGCATGAGAAGAGAGTTTGATCAACCTTTGCCGCGGCCTGAACCATGCATGAG AGTACCTGTCCATAATGCCACAGTGTTAGAACAAGAGCCTAAAGCCACAACTGTAAAGGCCAACGTTCATGAGCATAGAGTGGAGTGGGATATGTCCAGTCCTCACCACTCTGTTGTACAGAGCACTTCTAGGTCTGTGGAAGTCCCAGAgaacagcttgtcagctgggccTGTGTGTCCTGAATCCTACTTCTCTGTGAACTACTACCACTTGCAGCCCCAGCAAGCAGGCTTCCCTGGCACAACCCATAAAAACCTGATTATTTCCTCTCACAATCCAGGCAGTGGTGAAGATGGAAACATGCCCCTGGAGACAGACATTGATGAGATCTGTGAGAACGAGCAAGCAGGAGAGGTAGAGGCGAGGGAAGCAGAGGACAGAATGGAGATGCATGCTTTTGCAAGACCAATTATGGTGCTGGAAACAGACATTGACATTATGCCTGAGGAAGAGGCTCCATCAGCAAGAGTTATTAGAGGGCAGAGGGGTTCACTGGTGGACTTCATTCTAGATGAAGATTATGGGATAACTAGGAAGGAGCTGATGGGAGAGTTATTTCCCCAATGTGCAGAAACTGAGATGGGTGGAGAGAGCTGGAGAGGGGGCTACCCCATTAGCGGAGACAATCTCGAAAG GCCCTCTAAACAGGCAACATCCACAGCTCAAGTCTCATGGTCAACCTGCTATGACACATCAGCTGACGACTCCCAACTTCTCGCCAAGATCAGGGAGATCTCAGAGAGGAAAGAGGAGGAAGAACTTAATTATAAG AAGCAGCTGATGGAGAGCCTTCGTAAAAAGCTGGGTGTCCTGCGTGAGGCACAGAGATGTCTGCAAGAGGATATTCGGTCCAATGCCCAACTGGGAGAGGAGGTGGAGAGTCTGGTGCTCGCTATTTGCAAGCCCAACGAGGTGGACAAGTATCGTATGTTCATTGGCGACTTGGACAAGGTGACCAATCTGCTGCTCTCACTTTCTGGAAGGCTAATTCGGGTGGAAAGTGCCTTGGACTGTGTTGACCCAGAGACCGGCCATCGCGAGAGG CTACAATTGCTGGAAAAGAAAAAGCAGCTGCTGATGCAGATGGGAGAAGCTCAGGAGCTCAAAGAACATGTGGACCGGCGTGAGCAGGCTGTTGGCGTGGTGTTAAGTCGATGCCTAACCCCAGAACAGATGCGTGACTACGGTCACTTTGTGAAGATGAAAGCAGCTCTTCTGGTAGAACAGAGGCAACTGGATGACAAGATCAGACTTGGGGAGGAACAGCTCAGGGGACTTCGAGAAAGCCTTGGCTTAGAGCTGGGGGTCGGTCTAGGGTTTGGGCATTACTGA